In Desulfonispora thiosulfatigenes DSM 11270, the DNA window GAGATTAGGAGTTCCTTACAAGAATTCATCATTATTCTGGGCTTCTGTGATATCTAACACGAACTGAACAACTTACCTGGTTGAATCTACAGTAGACCCTAACTTATTCTTTTTCCAGTTTTTTTATTTCTTCTTTAGATAACTTTGTGGCTTCCACAATCTTATCTATCTCAATTCCTAATAAAAGAAGGTTTCTGGCTACATTTTTGCGTTCTTCTTTTCTTCCTTCTTTTATTCCTTCTTTTCTTCCTTCTTTTCTTCCTTTTAATTCTCCTCTAGCAAGTGCTTTTTCGGCTACAACTGGATCATACAGTGTTCTAGTCATAGAAAAAACCTCCTCTACTAATTTTTTATCTTCTCCGTATTTATCATTTAAATATTCAAATAAATTCCCTACTGCTAATAATACTTTATGTAGGTCATCGCCATTAATTTCGTCTTTTTCATATAATTTTTTTGCTTCTAGGGCGATATGTTCGGCTTCTCTTTTTGCTTCTAAAACGGCTTTTCTTAAATTAGTCTTATTATTTTTATTTTCGTCTCTTTTTCTTAAGGACTCCATCTTATACCTTAGCTTAAATACTTGTAAGGGCAACAGCGGATACATTTTTTCGTTAATTAAAGTTCTAGCATCATATTCCCAGTATTTCATCACAGGAACTGTGTATCTAATATCTTGCCCATCTGGGAATATTAACCTCATTTTTAGTTCATCTTTAATATTAGAATTTTGCTCGATAAAAATTACTAATTGTCGTGGAATATAAATAACAGTTTCTGCGTCATTATTATATTTTGCAACTTCTTTAGCCTTTTTAAAGCCATACTCAAACATTCTAATTATCATAGAGTTATCATTTGTGGTTTGTAATTCAATATGATAATGATAAGGCTTGCCGCCCTGTGACGAGAGTTTTAGGAATAAATCGCCCCTGATAATATCATATTCATCTGAAATAAATTCATTATTTTCAAAGGTTACATCGGTCATATTTACATCAAAATTTTCTTTAAATAAGCTATTCATCATTTGAATTAATACTTTTTTAGAAACCCCAAATAAAGATTTTAAGATTTCATCTAATTTAACCCTAGAGCTATCATTCTCTTTTGATTTTTCTGGTATATTTTCTTTAAATTCATGTTTTGATTTGTCTTGTGATTTATTTTTTGTTTCCCTATCTAACATTTTAGTCACGCCTTTTTGCTTTCTTAATACTATTATACCACTTATAATTTTTATCATCCATATTTAAGGTGCCTGAATTTTCTTAATAATCTATATATACTAGACCTATCTTTTATCATTAAACTATTTTCTACTTAGTTAAGATTTATATCAAGAAAGCTGCTCATATTAAATAATGAACAGCTTAATAAATAAATTCACCTTATTCTCTTTTTAGCTTTTCAATCTCTTCTTTAGTTAAACCTGTAATATCAATGATTTCAGCAACTGGCATACCTTTAATTAGGAGTTTTCTTGCCACGTTTTTGCGTTCTTCTTTTCTTCCTTCTTTTCTTAACCTTTCAGCGGTAGTCATAATTAGCTCTCTCCCTTCAGGATAGATTCTTTCTATTTCTTCAGCTATATTTTTAAGGTCTTCTTCATCTAAACTTTCTCCTACATTAAACACATACTTTAAAAATGTTTCAAAATATTCTATTCCTGTTTGCCTATCTTCTAGTTCTCTAAGATATTTAGCAGCTAGTGTTATTGTTTCTTTTAGCCCTTCTTTATCTTTAATAAATATATCCCTAAATATTGTAAGTATTATTTTAAGCTGGGCTATTCCTTTGATATCTTCATCTTTATATTTAGATACATCATATAGAAGATATTTATAATTAGGTATAAATTCCTTTATTTCTTCTGGAAGTTCTTCATATCCTTCAATCATTTCTCCTAAGGTTGTTCTTATCTGCCATTTATTTTTTCCATGATATATTACTAAAGGTATTATTATTGGTAGCTCATTAGTATGTTCTTTTGTAATTTTTGCTTCCCAAATTTCTACCATATACTTTAGTAGTTGAAAGGCTATATTTTTACTTGTATAACTCTTATGTTCAAATAAAAAGTAAATATATCCTAGTCTTTCATTTATTTTTACCCCAAATAATAAATCTGAAAAGTATTCATTAAGGTTCTTATCTATAAAACTATCTTTTAGGGGTATTAGGGTATTTGTATCTATAATATTTATAATGCTCTCTGGCAAGTAATTATTTATAAAATCCTTTGTCACTTTGACATCGGAAAAGGTTTCCTTGAAAATTTTATCATGGGAGTTTTGTATTTTCACTTTTGTCACCTACCTACTTATATTATACAACAATCCTTCCTAGTATGCCATTATATGCAGGATAGCTTTCTTAGAAAACCTTCCCTACCCCCTTTCATCCGTTTTTACCGTCAGTATCAACACTAGTGGCAAAGGGATTTGTTGCAGATGTTTCGTATAGTTTTGCATGGTAGTTTTTCCTGTGGGATGTCGCTACTTTTGGTACTGACGATATTTTAGGGTCAATTTTAGGTGTGAATCAAAAAAGTGATAGGACTAGTTGTAGAATTTAGATTATGCAGTGAGTTTTCCTGCTTCATTTTTGGTAGGTTTGTTGGCTTGAATGAAAAGCTATACTTGATTCTCTTTCAGCATTATTTTTCAACGAGAATGGTCACTATTTTTCAGCCAGCAGGTGCTGCTCTAGCAAATACTTGCTCTAGGTTTTTCATGTATTTTTCAATCACAAAAATAGCCCAGCTATTTTCCCTAAACTAGTGGCTCCTGCTACTTCAATAGCAGCTACTATTGCTACTGCTGTTCCTGCTTTTTCTTCTGTACTAGTTCATCCTGCCGCTAGATATCTGGATGGCTGTTCCAGCCGTTGTAGAAGATGATGAAATGGCGGTCTGGGTATACTTGGTCATCTAGATAGTAGAGACATCTCGAGTACTCGTTTGCGTGTTTCATGCCTAGGTCAGCACACAAGGAAAAACTGTCTGGATTAGTGATTTCTACTACTAGGTATTCATTATGTGGGGGTTCTATTGAAGGATTATTTTTTCCTTGGAGATTTTCTTCTCTATCTGCTTTTAAACCTTCTGCTATGGTTTTTAGCTGAATACCTGGGGCAGGTTGTTTGCCGTTGTAGAATACTAAGAATGGTTCTGTTTCATCCTCTAGCCAGCTGTTTTCAGAAGGGATATCTACTTGGATTACTCCTTCAAAGTTACCATGGTCAAGACCATAGGTTACTACTGTATCATAGTCATCTGAATCTAGGATTTGGACTACACTTAGCTTTGTTTTACTCATTTCATTCACTCCTTGATTTTTAATATCAAGGTAATAATATATGTTTTACTTTGCTTTATTTACATTTCTAAATAGGAAAAGAGACCCTAGCATGGCTAGAGCCTCCTCTAAATAGTTTAAGATTAACGAAGTAATTGTAATACTCCTTGAGGTTGTTGATTTGCTTGCGGATCGTCAATTATCTTTCGATAACTGCCAGACTATATCTTCAACCATTTTCTTTCTTTGAGTACTAATGATTGTCGGGTACTTCGGGGAACCTCTTACCCCTACGGATCTCATCACCATAGCCTATTGCTTTAGGTGGTACATCCTAGTCGTTGAACCTTCTCCATCCTTTCGGAACAGGAGCTCGGCTGCTGATTATCCAATCTACCTCTTTTTAACCTTTCACGCTTACCTTTTCAGGTTACGTTGTAGGGAGGTTAGCTCTAAGGAAGTTCCAGCAATTCACCCGATTTGCACTTAAAGGTTACCCCTTAAGGGACCCTGTAAATAACTACCTTAAGAGTTGTAATATTCCTTGAGGCATGCTATTTGCTTGAGCCATCATAGCTTGAGCAGCTTGAGCTAAGATACCATTCTTAGTACTTTCCATGATTTCTTTAGCCATATCTACGTCACGTACACGAGATTCTGCAGCTGTTAAGTTTTCAGAAGATGTTCCTAAGTTGTTGATAGTATGTTCTAAACGGTTTTGAATAGCACCTAACTTGGAACGTTCAGCAGAAACATTTTTGATAGCTTTGTCAATAGATTCTAATGCTAACGATGCACCAGATTGAGTTGACGCATCTACACCTGAAATACCTAAAGCTGATGTTCTCATATCATTAATACCAAAAGTAATAGTTTGCCCTTTATTAGCACCAATTTGGAAGGTCATACCACCATTACCACTAGCATCAGTTTGAGCTTGTGTCAAACCTAGATCTTTAACAGATGTTTTTCCTTCATAATCTTTAAACGTTACAGTTCCACTTTCACTTGTGATTTCAAATCTACCATCTTTAGTTGCATTAACTTTAACTTGCTCTACATAACCCTCTTCTCCAGCAGACTTACCTTGCAATGTGTTATAACTATCTACCGCAGTTTTAATTGCTGTTTGTAGGGCAGTTGCTGCAGCATCCATAGTTGTAGTATTATTTTCAATATCAGAACCAGTTGCTACTTTCATTTTAACACCATTTAAATCCATTTCAAAAGTAGCACCGCTAGAAACTGTGGATCCATTAAACTTATTGGTACCAGTATTTGTTGAAGCATCTGCAGTCACATCACCAGCAGTATCAGACATAATTAATGCACCAACACTGGTAGCAGCACCTTTAGTCGTAAGAGCTACAACAGAGTCAGTACCTTCTGTTCCACTTTTGATTACCAATTTTGCAGTAGCAGCTGTAGCACTATCCAAATAACCTTCTACATGCTGCACTGTTGCTCCAGCTGGATTTTGAGCATTGTATTGATCAATTGCCTCATTTATTTTACTGGTAATTAGATCTTTCACAGAACTCAGTTGCGAGATATTAGATCCAGCCCCAATTGCTTTAATTTTATCCTTTTGTTCAGTTGTTAATAAAGTATCCCAATTAACTTCAATTGAGTGTCCATCAATATTAAAAGTATCCTTTTGAAAAGTGGTAGATGAGAGATCTGCAGCAAGAGCTTGTGCAGCAGTCATTTTACCGGCTTCAAGTTTACCCACTACAGCACTTGTAGTACTATTAGTACCAATAGTAGCACCTGAAGACTGAAGGTTACCATTAAGTAGCTTCTGAGTGTTAAACTCAGTAGTATTACCAATACGATCAATTTCTTCCTTTAATTGTTTAACTTCATCTTGAATAGCTTTACGATCTTCAGCAGTGTTAGTACCATTAGCTGATTGATCTGCAAGTTCACGCACTCTTTGTAGAATACTGTGAGTTTC includes these proteins:
- a CDS encoding Rpn family recombination-promoting nuclease/putative transposase, with product MIKIISGIIVLRKQKGVTKMLDRETKNKSQDKSKHEFKENIPEKSKENDSSRVKLDEILKSLFGVSKKVLIQMMNSLFKENFDVNMTDVTFENNEFISDEYDIIRGDLFLKLSSQGGKPYHYHIELQTTNDNSMIIRMFEYGFKKAKEVAKYNNDAETVIYIPRQLVIFIEQNSNIKDELKMRLIFPDGQDIRYTVPVMKYWEYDARTLINEKMYPLLPLQVFKLRYKMESLRKRDENKNNKTNLRKAVLEAKREAEHIALEAKKLYEKDEINGDDLHKVLLAVGNLFEYLNDKYGEDKKLVEEVFSMTRTLYDPVVAEKALARGELKGRKEGRKEGIKEGRKEERKNVARNLLLLGIEIDKIVEATKLSKEEIKKLEKE
- a CDS encoding Rpn family recombination-promoting nuclease/putative transposase, yielding MKIQNSHDKIFKETFSDVKVTKDFINNYLPESIINIIDTNTLIPLKDSFIDKNLNEYFSDLLFGVKINERLGYIYFLFEHKSYTSKNIAFQLLKYMVEIWEAKITKEHTNELPIIIPLVIYHGKNKWQIRTTLGEMIEGYEELPEEIKEFIPNYKYLLYDVSKYKDEDIKGIAQLKIILTIFRDIFIKDKEGLKETITLAAKYLRELEDRQTGIEYFETFLKYVFNVGESLDEEDLKNIAEEIERIYPEGRELIMTTAERLRKEGRKEERKNVARKLLIKGMPVAEIIDITGLTKEEIEKLKRE
- a CDS encoding flagellin, which codes for MNGATTAQSKSMEKLSSGLRINKAGDDAAGLAISEKMRGQIRGLNQASANAQDGISMVQTAEGALNETHSILQRVRELADQSANGTNTAEDRKAIQDEVKQLKEEIDRIGNTTEFNTQKLLNGNLQSSGATIGTNSTTSAVVGKLEAGKMTAAQALAADLSSTTFQKDTFNIDGHSIEVNWDTLLTTEQKDKIKAIGAGSNISQLSSVKDLITSKINEAIDQYNAQNPAGATVQHVEGYLDSATAATAKLVIKSGTEGTDSVVALTTKGAATSVGALIMSDTAGDVTADASTNTGTNKFNGSTVSSGATFEMDLNGVKMKVATGSDIENNTTTMDAAATALQTAIKTAVDSYNTLQGKSAGEEGYVEQVKVNATKDGRFEITSESGTVTFKDYEGKTSVKDLGLTQAQTDASGNGGMTFQIGANKGQTITFGINDMRTSALGISGVDASTQSGASLALESIDKAIKNVSAERSKLGAIQNRLEHTINNLGTSSENLTAAESRVRDVDMAKEIMESTKNGILAQAAQAMMAQANSMPQGILQLLR